A window of Vespa velutina chromosome 15, iVesVel2.1, whole genome shotgun sequence contains these coding sequences:
- the LOC124954247 gene encoding calcineurin-binding protein cabin-1-like isoform X1: MMKISALNEESSEESEEEDVPTITKEAQEQIALTEYNKALELLKENKHKEALNIFKELLETELLDEVEKPEISDGRSRPMLSLKYSCYKNIGAIEAVWENYGAAIENYWEAANLDDSDVILWYRMGTMAMKMSNLELACASFKQGLKCNSNHWPCLDNIITALYAIPDYMNCLLYISVALERDPNYIKGLAFRDKIFKAIPCLEECYKLYNSDWRLDPPLYTEYNHIIGDKLLAEAEEVAEKWAEVCKSEFIPKPVPELTLRKPITNYTWLDIGESLLDMHRYITESDLSFVSRIKLIVNMSNIEAIEKDDECDVQETNIDIDVQESQSPDLNGTTNDIDKDIKIDKEEIINHTFEGSEINRRFNDVLNTAMDVEIEEDKKSCSTDIQIIEDEDPLRISDLDVLNEVLQFEEPNQAKNTELDEQIMSETEGNSEKPQVEKSKADAYSTDNGIINEKSSDRESEKSNDKIYEKPAENLAEIPKIDEKSNEKTEGKDEVQKVKKRRRSALCFLQQWAWSCSSMRRSARVRSSNRREAERDDVQLEETLRRIFPSTLLSDTVKLTKDDPTKGIDDTMDTMDVYQLFVNQENNTAPAEGIKSSDSSKSPSPDTSQQTKYFGTELENVDVGAFINEYSSKNNLMVIIAKFTEFICTKWTQEWPKGLSEIYLEAYSFTREHIPHPSPFDENIDDNILKLDAEMTLLFGELHTDKWLDNKPDLIASSSLDKLGTGMPSEELGHIIFTSIRGDLLHQENIFILLRVLWLKATIFLCQGDTDIVIETLELLLHQLRELEGQNHNICLILPNCKCNSQINLKIVEKKLKSIQRSQKLGEIQHLYDEKKYAELSCVLQDTFKFARQKHKLLSANQNIIERDKQLAILLDSLWQLQHYEECYVWAEACLNESWQNYLNACEDPEQKKWTRSVVNCLEKLEACTKEISVFVVKYLPESCLSRLVQNLVHIVCHQLDIPENALEMPLETVLPWILLHYILQYEEDKERAKSESSYKNKAHNSHNSESDDEDDGIPPSIMILFIAHDFIGKHSWCCFHDAKLLFFTMNLIIPKLETPQFSTIKNKLTKYLEQIFYCLYGHPNRLNKSKPKHLEEHGAPQMELTWEGAQLLFDFYKPKQMPILESPRLAAISLDTELLFKKILRLVPEESDPNQIIEEMKDYIMGEKEKMPCVKKPLPHSISSIYYLLGDFYFKNNKWTLAARYYLLDLCLRPSGLNSWAGLAMSTGTIIDIWLTNYRLISEDKLLMKAKIAQSSYRHATELAPNHVIIWTEYGSFVYMVHSFCSRLLKQETDTLSMEKFEVLENRKEEMLEIAEQCFQSSNRLFMACHGIDNINKIQDERWLCQYMLGKIAEKKNEDPPIFLSCYAQASKLLYENNAEYPRRISHKNPQYLSIEALEVHYRIHASILKYLEQHEGKPLKKSLGQLFQWHLKNCSEGPFMKFQSKLCEKKKENDSDADTKNVGKDLDNLSETYKNVVNINQRSYSIEEIEIIDRNIQDKSLDGNRTTETLKSENRKRSLDNQSNDNTKRLKLGNISHLQLMQDVVALIDDLITKVCDMVLQKEKVSDDIMVLSSDESNETKYQKKRGESVKNIDTNKMQLKIEKNKKNILDVSKANNIFDSCEKSENVQDLMDALMKQAMEMSQETQQSLPDDDDTRKFEGKWLQNEDLQTTDKETKDKLGDKKKVHTSAPKQEVTLSRRGSQESTTTTQTTTTTETNNSSSSSSDESSSSEDSSESDSSSDSDSDSVESDIEKKKRDSDIIEKEEYMTDEEVATLIAYCLAGLEQCILRFNEHHKSFYRLAHFFFNNRTAKDTTKCKDLLLGTYNCQFYPGQSFQGLFADRKSTNFFSGVWHIPNREIDRPGSFASHMSRCVTLLMQVLKETNDSRMLMQLCVQLAKIPDSDKKYLRDSEREQLSRQALTLCLQSLRSRVHTMGSPSTIDSVHLIRTDSRTQVLLDVYKIYQQIQKHFQNKEPTVQAFASLLIDTYKIYIGNKNLDGNILEMAIKCCQRQILANKIAATNNAGSNNSQTSVTSSSPATTSQTQINSTSPQASQNRKPYRNLTSTGRPRGRPPNVNKYLQAMQQGGNIMNQFNSKNTFANYIGTPGNRALMNPYFMNPLIDPNMLSAMLASSLGGNMMDPLSAMSYLNQVGNYQDILRQYQTNLSSLSNLTSSLNSTTATVPSISNIQTMSTSSSNTSTPSSITNLNSINTLTVQQLLNLSNSTVQNTRSTPTYHQATTKTTTTTSVTKDRPNISITPVSTSLPQKSKPSRPSPQTDALPVHIPKSLQISQASKTISHPSTTQVSLLKPSIIQQVKTSPPKQMTAPQIRVSKSLTEPQPAHNSSLSHAPLKNNSPSNSSVVPQVAHASISQSLNLKPSLPMNLPTSRSGTSLQHKLLSKKNSQRPYHHTYVQGSLRKQKLINKNLPIMSSNFPNIVNNMTGNSSLGQTSYIPTELSGISVSPVAQSGIKGSNAKVSNYKRPSTKPKSVIMDVQNPLSNSFPQTTSAEALSMLSQLQQHSHLEIIPQQKSQIKTNVDFSKNLSSSVSVVPQKVSETLRQPNSDCMTLYDLPRGKSGKKVDKSANDSVEIITLDD; this comes from the exons atgatgaaaatatcGGCACTTAACGAAGAATCAAGCGAGgaaagtgaagaagaagatgtgCCTACAATTACGAAAGAAGCTCAA GAACAAATAGCACTTACCGAGTACAATAAAGCCTTAGaactattaaaagaaaataaacataaggaagctttgaatatttttaaggaGCTTTTAGAAACTGAATTGCTGGATGAAGTTGAAAAACCTGAAATATCCGATGGCAGATCAAGGCCTATGTtgtcattaaaatattcgtgttataaaaatattggagCTATCGAAGCAGTATGGGAAAATTATGGAGCTGCCATAGAAAATTATTGGGAAGCAGCTAATTTAGATGATTCCGATGTAATATTATGGTATAGAATGGGTACCATGGCTATGAAAATGTCTAACTTAGAATTAGCTTGTGCATCTTTCAAACAAGGACTGAAATGTAATTCAAACCATTGGCCATGTTTGGATAACATTATAACTGCCCTATATGCTATACCAGACTACATGAattgtcttttatatatttctgtagCATTAGAAAGAGATCCAAATTACATTAAAGGCTTAGCttttcgagataaaattttcaaagctATTCCATGTTTAGAAGAAtgttataaattgtataacaGTGACTGGAGGTTAGACCCACCGCTGTATACAGAGTACAATCATATAATAGGAGATAAGTTACTagcagaagcagaagaagtGGCAGAGAAATGGGCAGAAGTATGCAAATCAGAGTTTATTCCGAAACCTGTGCCAGAATTAACATTAAGGAAACCTATAACTAATTATACATGGCTTGATATTGGAGAAAGTTTATTAGATATGCACAGATACATTACTGAAAGTGATTTAAGCTTTGTAAgtcgaattaaattaatagttAATATGTCTAATATCGAAGCCatagaaaaagatgatgaaTGTGATGTCCAAGAAactaatatagatatagacgTGCAAGAATCACAATCCCCAGATTTAAATGGCACAACAAATGacatagataaagatataaagattgacaaagaagaaataataaatcatacatTTGAAGGATCTGAAATTAATAGAAGATTTAATGATGTGTTAAATACAGCAATGGATgtggaaatagaagaagacaAGAAATCATGTTCGACggatatacaaataatagaaGATGAAGATCCTTTAAGAATTTCAGATTTAGATGTTCTAAATGAAGTGTTACAATTTGAAGAACCAAATCAAGCAAAAAATACAGAATTAGATGAGCAAATTATGTCTGAAACTGAAGGTAATAGTGAAAAACCCCAAGTAGAAAAATCAAAGGCTGATGCGTATAGTACTGATAAtggaataattaatgaaaagtcTAGTGATAGAGAAAGTGAAAAGTCAAATGATAAAATCTATGAGAAACCTGCAGAAAATCTAGCAGAAATACCTAAGATAGATGAGAAATCTAATGAAAAAACAGAAGGAAAAGACGAAgttcaaaaagtaaaaaaaagacgtAGAAGTGCTCTGTGTTTTTTACAACAATGGGCTTGGAGTTGTAGCAGCATGAGACGATCGGCGCGAGTACGTAGTTCAAATCGAAGAGAAGCTGAAAGAGATGACGTTCAATTAGAAGAAACACTCagaagaatatttccaagcacgTTATT ATCAGACACAgtaaaattaacaaaagatGATCCTACAAAAGGTATAGATGATACTATGGATACGATGGAtgtatatcaattatttgtaaatcaaGAAAACAATACTGCCCCGGCAGAAGGAATAAAGAGTTCTGATAGTTCTAAATCACCAAGTCCTGATACaag tcaacaaacaaaatattttggaACAGAATTAGAAAATGTTGATGTGGGTgcatttattaatgaatatagtAGCAAGAACAATTTAATGGTAATCATAGCAAAATTCACAGaatttatatgtacaaaatGGACTCAAGAATGGCCAAAAGGACTGTCAGAAATTTATTTGGAAGCTTATTCATTTACAAG agaACATATTCCACATCCATCACCATTTGATGAAAATATagacgataatattttaaaattagatGCTGAAATGACATTGTTATTTGGAGAACTTCATACGGATAAATGGTTAGATAATAAGCCTGATCTTATAGCATCATCAAG tttagaCAAATTAGGTACTGGTATGCCTTCAGAAGAATTAggtcatataatatttactagtATTCGAGGAGATCTTTTAcatcaagaaaatattttcattttattaagaGTTCTATGGCTAAAAGCTACTATCTTCTTATGTCAAGGTGACACGGATATTGTTATCGAAACCTTAGAGTTg TTGCTACATCAATTAAGAGAATTGGAAGGTCAAAATCACAATATTTGCCTTATATTACCAAATTGTAAATGTAATTCCCAAATCAATCTTAaaatagttgaaaaaaaaCTGAAATCTATACAGAg gAGTCAAAAACTTGGTGAAATACAACATttatatgatgaaaaaaaatatgcagaATTGTCTTGTGTTTTACAAGATACATTCAAATTTGCAAGACAgaaacataaattattatctgccaatcaaaatataattgaaagagataaacaaTTAGCTATCTTATTAGATAGTTTATGGCAACTTCAACATTATGAG gAATGTTACGTATGGGCAGAAGCTTGTCTAAACGAATCATGgcaaaattatttgaatgcTTGCGAAGATCCTGAGCAAAAAAAATGGACACGTTCTGTCGTAAATTGTCTTGAAAAGCTTGAAGCTTGTACAAAGGAGATAAGTGTATTTGttg taAAATATTTACCGGAATCTTGCCTTTCAAGATTAGTGCAAAATTTAGTTCATATAGTATGTCATCAATTGGATATACCAGAAAATGCATTAGAGATGCCACTTGAAACTGTTTTACCCTGGAttctattacattatattttgcaATA tgaagaagataaagagagagcaaAGTCTGAATCATCTTATAAAAACAAAGCGCATAATTCACATAATTCTGAATcagatgatgaagatgatggtATTCCACCTTccataatgattttatttattgctcACGATTTTATAGGCAAACACTCATGGTGTTGTTTTCATGATGCAAAGCTTTTATTCTTTACAATGAATCTGATCATACCAAAATTGGAAACTCCACAATTTTCTACTATAAAAAACAaacttacaaaatatttagagcaaattttttattgtttatacgGTCACCCAAATAGATTAAATAAGTCAAAACCTAAACATCTCGAAGAGCATGGAGCACCTCAAATGGAATTAACATGGGAAGGAGcacaattattattcgatttttataaacCGAAACAAATGCCAATACTAGAATCTCCTAGACTTGCTGCTATAAGTTTAGATACAGAactcttatttaaaaaaatacttaGATTAGTTCCAGAAGAAAGTGATCCGAACCAAATAattgaagaaatgaaagattatataatgggtgaaaaagaaaagatgccATGTGTCAAAAAGCCATTACCACATTCTATatcatctatttattatttattaggtgatttctattttaaaaataacaaatggaCACTTGCTGCACGATATTACTTACTAGATTTGTGTCTTCGCCCATCCGGATTAAATTCCTGGGCAGGTTTAGCCATGTCAACAGGAACTATAATAGACATTTGGTTAACTAACTATAGACTTAT aagCGAAGATAAGTTATTAATGAAAGCCAAAATAGCTCAATCCAGTTATCGACACGCTACCGAATTAGCACCTAATCATGTAATAATCTGGACTGAATATGGAAGTTTTGTTTATATGGTTCATTCATTTTGTTCACGTTTGTTAAAACAAGAGACTGATACTTTAAGTATGGAAAAATTTGAAgtattagaaaatagaaaagaggaaatgtTAGAAATTGCAGAACAATGTTTTCAATCAtctaatcgattatttatgGCATGTCATGGAATTgacaacattaataaaattcaggATGAAAGATGGTTATGTCAATATATGCTCGGTAAAATTgcagagaagaaaaatgaagatccACCTATATTTCTAAGTTGTTATGCACAG GCTAGTAAATtactatatgaaaataatgcaGAGTATCCTCGTAGAATTAGTCATAAAAATCCACAATATCTTTCTATTGAAGCATTAGAAGTGCATTATCGAATTCATGcaagtatattaaaatatcttgaaCAACATGAAGGTAAACCTTTAAAGAAATCATTAGGTCAATTGTTTCAATGGCATCTTAAAAACTGTTCCGAAGGACCttttatgaaatttcaatcaaaactatgcgaaaaaaagaaagagaatgattcAGATGCTGATACAAAAAATGTTGGAAAGGATCTTGATAATTTATcagaaacatataaaaatgttgttAATATTAACCAACGTTCCTACAGCAttgaagaaattgaaattatagaTAGAAACATACAAGATAAAAGTCTTGATGGCAATCGAACTACCGAAACATTAAAATCAGAGAATCGTAAAAGATCTTTAGATAATCAATCTAATGATAATacaaaacgattaaaattggGTAATATTTCTCATCTTCAACTGATGCAGGATGTTGTAGCTTTAATAGATGATCTAATCACAAAAGTTTGTGACATGGTATTGCAAAAGGAAAAGGTATCAGATGATATTATGGTATTATCAAGTGATGAAAGCAATGAAActaaatatcaaaagaaaaggggagaatcagtaaaaaatattgacactaataaaatgcaattaaaaatagaaaaaaataagaaaaatatattagatgtGTCTAAAGCAAACAACATATTTGATTCTTgtgaaaaaagtgaaaatgtGCAAGATTTAATGGATGCTCTTATGAAACAAGCAATGGAAATGAGCCAGGAAACACAACAATCTCTacctgatgatgatgatacaAGAAAGTTTGAAGGAAAATGGCTCCAAAATGAAGATTTGCAAACTACt gataaggaaacaaaagataaactAGGAGACAAGAAGAAAGTGCATACATCTGCTCCTAAACAAGAAGTTACTTTAAGTAGAAGAGGTTCTCAAGAAAGTACTACAACAAcacaaacaacaacaacgacagaAACAAATAATTCTAGTTCGAGTAGTAGTGATGAATCAAGTAGTAGTGAAGATAGTTCTGAAAGTGATAGTTCAAGTGACAGTGATAGTGATTCTGTTGAAAGTGatattgagaagaaaaagagagatagtgatatcatagaaaaag AAGAATATATGACTGATGAAGAAGTAGCAACTTTAATCGCATATTGCCTGGCAGGATTGGAACAGTGCATATTAAGGTTTAATGAACatcataaatctttttatcgacttgctcattttttctttaacaatagAACAGCTAAAGATACTACTAAAtgtaaagatttattattggGTACATACAATTGTCAATTTTATCCTGGACAAAGCTTTCAAGGACTTTTTGCAGATAGGAAGAGTACCAATTTCTTTAGT GGTGTATGGCATATACCAAATCGTGAAATTGATAGACCAGGAAGTTTTGCATCACATATGTCAAGATGTGTAACATTACTTATGCAagtattaaaagaaacaaatgataGTCGAATGTTAATGCAACTGTGTGTACAACTTGCAAAGATACCAGATTCTGATAA gAAATACTTACGTGATTCTGAAAGAGAGCAATTATCTCGTCAAGCGTTAACTCTTTGTTTACAATCTTTGAGGAGTAGAGTGCATACTATGGGATCACCTAGTACGATAGATAGTGTACATCTTATAAGAACAGATTCGAGAACTCAAGTTTTATtagatgtatataaaatatatcaacaaattcaaaaacattttcaaaataaagaaCCAACTGTACAGGCATTTGCTTCGTTATTAATTGATACTTATAAGATCTACATTGGCAATAAA AATTTAGATGGAAACATTTTGGAAATGGCTATTAAATGTTGCCAACGACAAATATTAGCAAATAAAATAGCTGCAACGAATAATGCAGGAAGTAACAATTCGCAAACTTCAGTTACTTCTTCAAGCCCG gcAACTACATCTCAAACACAAATTAATTCAACATCACCTCAAGCATCCCAAAATCGTAAGCCCTACAGGAACTTAACATCAACAGGTAGACCAAGGGGAAGGCCACCCAATGTTAACAAATACTTACAAGCAATGCAACAAGGTGGTAATATTATGAATCAATTTAATTCTAAGAATACTTTTGCTAATTATATAGGTACACCAGGGAATCGTGCACTAATGAATCCCTATTTTATGAATCCACTGATTGATCCAAATATGTTATCAGCAATGCTTGCTAGTAGTTTAGGTGGTAATATGATGGATCCTCTATCAGCCATGTCTTATTTAAATCAAGTAGGAAATTATCAAGACATTCTTAGACAATATCAAACAAACCTTTCATCGTTATCTAATCTAACCAGCAGTTTAAATAGTACTACTGCTACTGTACCCAGCATTAGTAATATACAAACAATGAGTACATCCAGTTCTAATACAAGTACACCCAGTAGTATAACTAATCTTAATAGTATAAACACATTAACAGTACAgcaattattgaatttaagTAATTCTACAGTTCAAAATACGCGATCAACACCAACGTATCATCAAGCAACGACTAAAACTACTACAACTACATCAGTAACTAAAGATAGGCCTAACATATCTATAACTCCAGTAAGTACGTCATTACCTCAAAAAAGCAAACCTAGTAGGCCAAGTCCACAAACTGATGCATTACCTGTTCATATTCCTAAATCTCTTCAAATTTCACAAGCTTCTAAAACTATTTCTCATCCTTCGACAACGCAGGTTTCACTTCTTAAACCGTCTATTATCCAGCAAGTTAAAACAAGTCCACCAAAACAAATGACTGCGCCCCAAATTCGAGTTTCCAAATCATTAACTGAGCCTCAACCTGCACATAATTCTTCATTATCGCATGCacctttaaaaaataatagtccATCAAATTCAAGTGTAGTACCACAAGTAGCACATGCATCAATAAGTCaatctttaaatttaaaacCATCATTACCAATGAATTTACCTACATCTCGATCAGGAACTTCATTGcaacataaattattatcgaaaaaaaattcacagaGACCATATCATCATACATATGTGCAAGGTTCTTTACGAAAACAAaaactaattaataaaaatttaccgATTATGTCAAGTAATTTTCCCAACATAGTAAATAATATGACAGGAAATTCATCATTAGGACAAACATCTTATATACCTACTGAACTAAGTGGAATATCTGTAAGTCCAGTAGCACAATCTGGAATAAAAGGATCAAATGCAAAAGTCAGTAATTACAAAAGACCTTCAACAAAACCAAAATCTGTTATAATGGATGTACAAAACCCATTATCAAATTCATTTCCACAAACAACCTCTGCAGAAGCACTTTCTATGTTATCTCAATTACAGCAACATTCacatttagaaataatacCTCAACAAAAAAGTCAAATAAAGACAAATgtagatttttcaaaaaatctttcttcgtCAGTAAGTGTTGTTCCACAAAAAGTTTCTGAAACTTTAAGGCAACCAAATTCAGATTGTATGACATTATATGATCTACCAAGAGGAAAATCTGGTAAAAAAGTTGATAAATCTGCAAATGATAGTGTAGAGATCATTACATTGGATGATTAA